The segment AAAGTACCAAAAAAGAAAGTGGTCCAAGCAGCACAGTGTTGTCTAGGGTAACAAGTAGCTCATGGACAGACAGCATATCCTTTTCTTTCTCAGCTGATGTTAACTTAACGTGTGGTTGTAATGCCCAACTCATTTGTTTTACCTATTGTGTGTGTCTGTCTCTATTATGTAAATGGCAGAATTCTATTCCTGATTGGCTGTTTTTCTTTACATCCATGCCATATTAATATTATTAGCTGTTTACCATAGATTTGCTTATGCCTAACTATTGCACAATCAAGTTGGAAATTGTGACATGTTTATTTTTTACTTGAGTGCCTTTTCTGGAATTTTCCCACTATCAACACTTGAAAATTCTCTCTGTCACACTTTGTTGTTTGACTGTTGGTGGGTGCTTCTTGAATTCTGAGCTTAGATTCCCTTAATTTCCCCATTCTCATGTCCTTTGCTATCAAATGGATGAAGCAGTAGGGGTTGAGTTTTTTTCCTCCGATTGGTTGTTATTTAAAATATTGTTGCAATTTTTTTTGGCATATTCCTAGTGTTCAGATTGAATAACCAGAGTTCCTACGGCATTCACATTGTAATCTGTTTTAGTCACCCACCTTGTCTACTTATCCTCAACTTTCCATAGCAAGATTTTAGCACAGCTAGACAGTAAAAAAAAACAGTAACTTTATGGCGACTGTGACCTTGAAATTGCCTTTTTGATTCTCCTTGGGgtcactttcttttctttttattcggATAAGTGTCCTGGTCACTTTCTCATTCAAATAGTTTACGTTAATCAATGTTTATTTGGATTTTGGGTAACTAAGTTGGAGGTTAAAAGGGTATTACAACAGTTAGTTATGCTACTTTGGGAACTTTATTGAACTCAAGCATTAAAATAACATGTAAACCGAGATTACCAAGGTGCCCCGCGAAGAACATATGAAAAGGaaatcaatttatataattaatggACACTGAAAAACAGGCCATTATCATGATATTAAATTTATGTTACTTTATTAGGATCTTGCTGAGAACTTTCCTGTCATTGAGTTTAGTGGATTCTATCAGTTTTCCACTTGGAGTTTGTGTGGATATTACAAGCTCCAGCCTTGATTAGCTCACCTTTGGATTGTGATCCAAGAAACATAATAATTATGATCTAAGCAACATAATAAGCATTAATCGGCCGCTTGGCTGACGGAAAGATGATATaaatatttctttattttcctttaaaAGCGGAGATGTGATTTCTATGCTTTCATTATTAATTTTGACAGCAGTTGCTCTTAGAACAGCTTTTGGCAATGGTCAACTCTAGCTTTCTTTTTTCATTGGGGTATCCAGGTTTTAACCCGAGAGCTGATATTGTAGTAAGCAGTTGATGGAGATATTTAAGTGCTGGAACCAAATGTTTGGTAATCTTTGGTACAGGAATAATAAGAGAATGGCAAGTTGGCAAAAACAAATTGTTGTGTCGAAAGGAGAACCCACCGGCACGAAGTATGTAAAATGTTAAAGACAGAAATGAGACAACGAGTTATTGAAGCCTAATAAAGCCAAAAACAGAATCTTAAGGACAATTTTTCATATCAAATATAGTTTGGTCACTTCCGACAGCCAAAACATCTCATTTAAAGCACAGCCAGTAGCGATCAGGCACCATATATAACTGAGGAATTCTTAGTACAAGCTTTTTCAGCTTATTTTAAACTACTAAGCTCCACACCTGCAGGCACTCACTAATTCCAGAACTATAATTAACAGAATATATCCATCAGCCGACTAAACTTATTAACAGAAACACACTGCTAATTAAAACCCATCGCTCTTCACTCACTGAAGGACTCAAACAGTTGCAATAGGACCCAAGTTAACTGCAGACTCCACGGTCTTCATGGCTTCGAACCTTGGCTCCTTGGCTTGGAACTTGAGGCCAGCATAGAGCTTCATGTAGTCCTCAAACACAAATTTGGGGTACACTTGAGATTTGTCAGCTTCTTTCTCTAGCAAAGCTGGTGCTGGATATATAACAGCATCACTGCCCGGGTTGTAGAAGGAAGCAATGGACATTCTGGTCCCATCTGTTTGAGCAATCACACGGTGCATCACACTCTTATATTTACCATTTGTGATTACCTGGTTCAAGCAGGTACAAATAGTCAGCAAGTATATCAAGGAATGGggcttataaaataattattagtcCCCAGCTGGAATTGATCTAGTTTGGAATAACTTTTGTCCTCCCACTTACATATATAGGCTTTGTGCTTTATGCAATAAAGAAATTAATTAATTGCAATATTATTCCATATTCCGTACGTAGCAAAATagcctattattattattattattatcatcatcatcatcatcatcatcattaatattattattatgtggCATTAGTGTGAATAAAAGGTGAGTGCTTGGTTGGTATACCTCAAGTTGGTCACCAAGGTTGATGACAATAGAGTGTTTCATAGGAGGAACATCAATCCACTGACCATCCTTGAGAAGCTGAAGGCCGCTAACCTTGTCATCTTGGAAGAGTAAGATGATTCCACCAGCATCAGTGTGAGCCCTGAGTCCCTTGATTAAGTCAGGTTTGGGGCATGGAGGATAGTTGCTGACCTTGGTACCAAAGGTTGGCCCTTTGGACCCATAAAACACTTTTTTCAGGTAACCAGGCTCCAACCCCAGATTCTCACACAACAGGTCCAAAAGTTGCTCTGCAAGCTTCTCCAACTCCACTGCAAATTCCTTCATCACCTTTCTGTTGCCCGAAAAAAATAAGTTAAACATAAGGCCATTTTTCATCATTGACACAGTATACGAAAAGGAAGTGAACTCTGACCTGTAATCTTCTTCAAGATCAGGAATTTCAGACATGTTAGATTCAGGCAAGTGGCGCAAAAAGAAGGTGCTTTCCCAGTCCATGTCATTGATCTCAGATTGAACAGCCTCAAGACCCTTACTGACCACCATTTCTTTGAACCTTTGCTCCATGCACTTTCTGTAGTGCTCCTTTGTCAGCCTCTCCACAGTTTCCATCAGCTCATGAGATATTCCATGGTTCACCAACTTTTCAacaaaagagtaaacaaacataCAACAAAAAGATTAGAAGCATTAAAACCAATGAATCAACCAAGTAAAAGTTCTATAAAATACACATTTGATAGCATTTAGTACCTCAAAGAAACCCCAATTCTCACAGGCATCTTTGATCATTTCCATGGCGGCTGCTCTCTCCTCACCATTGAGTTTGGAGAAGTCGATTACAGGGAAAGTGAGCTCCATTTTTTGTTTATCCCGGGGAATTTACTAAGCTATTCTATCAATGAGGTTACGTTAGTTTCAAGGTGTGAGTGAAATGGGATTCTGGGAAAGAGCAATTTATAGGCACAGAGTGAGGGGGCAAAACaggtgaaattaaaaaaaaaaaaaaaaaaaaatcaaaggtgGGGGAACTTAGCAGATTAAGGCAAAAATAGATACTGCAAAACTAAAAAGGTCCAAAAATATTTGTGAATAAATCTGTTTTAATATCAAATCATATTCTAAgaattaatttataaaatgtaaaattattttagtagAACAAAATGATAAGATTGCCAGAGTCAGATTAGATACTATTTTGCATGTTacaattctttttcttttgagCAAAGCAAATCAGAATTCATGTTTGtagaaatagtataaaaataattactaacTAGAATACAAGAGATAAGTGATGTAGTATTTAGCCCATTTTAGAGTCTTAATTTACAAtctaaattaaaatattctaTCATCCaagttatttttaaaatcctAATATATTAAAACTATGAGAATTACAATTATATACTTGCATGGAAATTTTTATTctatatatatttgtaatattCTTTTATCAAAATCAAGGTTTTTCATACACCCTAAACTCCCAaccttattattaaaaaaataagtaaaCAAACACAAAACCAGATTGGTATTTTCTAACAAGGTAATATGGTAACTACTTTTGCATAAAAAAATATCCCATACATTGAGTGTCCATTTTTTATATAATACAACAAAAAGCCCCACCTTTTGCCTGATTCTATTTCTATCtagtataattttttataaattatgtaGTATAAGCTTTGGTtccataaaaaatattaaaatttattgaaaCAGTTTGTTACAACTTAATTTAACCTTAAAATCCGAAACAATTATACAttgagaaaggattgtatgaaacagtgacgctACGTCATTTGTACccctttccaatagttttatgccacatcagtactcttatcctgaatttcaggattttatcatgaaaaaaatcaaatccaaattaaaatactaaaatttaggataaaatcctaaaattcaggataaaaatactgatgtggcataaaactatcGGAAAAGGGATATAGATGACATGGCGTCattgtttcatacaatcctttctcttATACATTAACAATAAATCCTATATTAACATAAcgtcaaaataaatataaataattcttAATATTTACTGTCATAGTCATCATAAGACATTAAAATTAGAGTTGAGtctagatttttttattttttatttatttttaaactattCACCATAATTTATTATGATTACTAAgcttttcatattattttggattttgaaatttttattttattttgataaaataaattttattttattatttttgaatattattagataaaattttaaaatattttttatatacatttctaaagaaagtaaaattttaattaataaaatcaatcaATAAGTTTTGGACATAtagtatttttaaattaatttaattaatttaaatataaaatatatatttatatcataaaattaaaattaattataaattaaataacaaaaattcaACTCGATTAGTGGGCTAAATTAGTCATATATGCCAAAAGAAGTTATTCATTGACCAAATAAGTaggttttttgaaaatttaaggaAATAGGCCGTTTTTGGAGAGAGTGTGTGAAAATTTATCTTTTTGGGTGAGTTTTTTGCATAGCTGGCAGGAAAACGCGACTAGTTGAAAACGTTTTTGAAAAATTCCAAAGAAAATGTGTCCAGCTCAATGAGTTTTCCCTATCATGTCAATAGAAAGCTTTCCTGCCAACTATGCAAAAAGTTCACCAGTTGGACAACCTTTCCTGCCAACTACGTAGAAAATTCGTTTAGTTGAACGAACTTTCACACATTCTCTCTAAAATCGATCTATTTctctaaatattttaaaaaaatcgaCCTATATAACCAATTAACAAAATTTTCCAACATATTTAACTAATTTATCCTTGTTAGTGTAATTGTCTTCTTTTATTTGTGAACCAAAACTGTTGAAATAACATCATATCAATTTTCGTTTTCAGTTTTAAAAAGAACAATATTGTAAATGCGAGGTGCCAGTTTTCGAAATTCTGGTGGCGCAAGTAAGCAGTTATTGGACCCGCTTCACCTCATCGCTCTTACCAACTTTTGGTGTTGAAAGGAGGGGCATCATCCCCCTCTGATCTTTGATGTCTAAGAATTGCTATTTGAGTTTATCTAGACATTCTTTTGGTTGAGAGGACCCCATTGCCCATCCCTCCTACCCTGTCCATATCTCGCTTTCTCTACTCCACTTCTACGAACCCCGAGGGACCTTTCCTATTCCTCCATGGACGCCGCCCCCCCCGCGccctctcttcttttcttttatcaaTATATGTTGAAATTAGTATCAtcatatttttattgttttagatATTTGATTAGAGGGACAGAATCTTAATTGTTTTAAAAACActagtaaaaaaattaataagtTGGGCATCTAAGAAAGCATTATTATAGCTAACCCTCTTACTTCCATGATGTTAATAAAACTTTACAAATTCTCTTAATTGAGTTAAtatcataataatatatttttattaaataattattaatattgttgtgACTacgttttaatatttttgtatatattctttaaataaaagaagtaaaaataatatattgaaACATTAAATATATCTAGGATAACCATCAATCATTATtgagtaatttttaaaaaaatacataaaatattttcttttaccaCACATTATGGGTGTggcataaaaatttaatatagataattatttatatatattaataattaaattatttaattttataaacaaaattaaaaatatcattattaaaaataattaaattgatttattaaaaatattaatggtATATACTTAGATTAATTACTTTCATATTCCCCAACTTGTCATATCTTAATATTTCTCACACGAAAAAAAGGTATAAAGAAGAGAAGCAGACGCCCCCAAGTATCAAGCCGCCGGAATGAAATCAATCGTCGGTGAATCATATTTATGTTACCATCATTATTAATATGGGAATAAATAAGATACGACGGTTTTAGTTCAatactttataaaaaaaattttaaatcaaattatatTTTACATAAGAATATAATACTGTAGCTTTTTATTCATGATGTAAAGGTTTCAGTATCGACCGATTTGACATACCATGAAATCAGGCCAAGAACCTTTCTTTATCTTTAATAATTTCTCGAATCTAATTGTGATCTCTTTCACATTTTCCTTGTTCTTGggctaaataaataaaaatatagattccggcaaaaataaaataagaaagaaaaatgtcAAAACCTAGTAGTAATAATTAAACGAAAAGGCAATTATAAGATAATCAGGATTTCCTTTCATTATCAATTTATAAACAAATATTATAATTACTAATTTATGTATTAGTGCATGAATGGGTAAAGATGAAAATATCCCGGTTTCCACACGTTTGGATTATGCTTTTTTTAacctaataatataaaataatttattaattataaaaataggaTAGGTAAAAGATTAATTATCGATATAGGTAAATGTAACTATGCTCGCTGGTGTCGCTTGACACACCGGTGGCACCACTCCCACTTTCCCCTAATCATTCGACCATCATTAgtataaaaaaagaaagaaattttttaATCATCACACGTGTTAGCGGcattcataatatttttaatattagtttaattgttaaattaacaATGTAGTTTATTGGTTAGATGGTTAAATATTAGTGTTTTGGTCCTTGAGCCTTGGGTTCAAATTTTCTTCTAGttacatttatattttttatttcatgttgtgtcaattttttatttaataaatatattgtttttaatttttatttaatacctcttttatttataaaataaaataataaatatgtaattatttattattaaaataaaataaaactcgaaaataatatatttattaattataaataaaaagattgaaacaacataatataaaaatacatattaaaatgtTTATAAGAAGAATTGAACTTGAGAATTAAGAAGAAGTCATAATTATCTGACCATCTAATCAAAAAAGCAATGTGctaaaaacattaattaaaaatataaaaaaaaaacttgaaacataaaataaaaaatacaaacgtGAGTAGGAGTAGGGGTGTGCAAATTTCGGGTAAAACCGAATTAATTCAGTTGGGgttggttaataattttttggaagttcggttaacggttaattcggttcgaaatcggttcgttaaccgaattaaccaaatttaataaataatgttataatatataagtattcgatcggttcggttaattttttagaaatataaattaatcggtcggttaagttggttaattttttatatgttttacacTTGTTTTAACcaacaataaaaatatatataaatttcgattaattcggttaaccaacAGAATTAATCGAAAAAGTTcagttcggttaattttttttgaaaaaatattagTTCGATTAACAGTTAAGGGGTTAAAATGgtcagttaattcggttaatggtAGTTCAGGTCGGTTAACAGATTGAACACCCCTAAGTAGGAGAGAAATCAAACCTGAGACTCAAAGACAAAAATATTAACATTTAACCATTtgatcaaaaatataaattattaatttgtcaactaaaaaaatattaaaaatattatcggTGTCATCTAACATAGTGGCATCACAAAAgaattcatttaaaaaaaaataatgatgATTGAATGATTGAGAAAAAAGTGAGGATAGTGTCGTCGATGTGTCAGGCGATACCGGCGGACATTGTTACATTTATTTTTttcgataattaatttttaattattctattttaataattatttattttatattattagagAAAAAAAAGCTTTTTGGTTATCTCAACCAATCAAATATGGAGGTTAAAAATacctgaaaaaaaaaagaaaaaaaaaagctagaATGCTCTCATCAAGTTGTCTACACTTGTGTGGTGAATGTATCGGAGTTTGTTGGAtaataatgtttttttttcttttttctccttAATTATGGGGAATAACATCAATCATTTCAAGGTAAAACAAAAGTAAGCTGCGCATGccgtaaaagaaaagaaatgaagcAGGACGGCAAAgaataaaattattgaaaatttgtAGGAAATTTACGTACTTTAATTTGTCTTTTGATGATCGAACGTCGTGTCGTTGTTTGGCGATATCAAAACACATAAGCATATATGCGCAAAAAACACAAAAGTAAAGCTCTTTCACTTCACAAATGTCATGCTTGCTTCTTCATTTTAAACAAGAAACTATATACCGACAAAGCTTCTAATTCTCTACGCTATGTTTTTTATTGTAAGAAAAAAACACACTATTTCCAAGCTTCCAGAGATATTTTCATTTaatgtataaaataaatatttaatttaatagattaagggtgagtttggatgagCGGTGCGTTTAtctgcggttagtgtaaaaacatAGGTGGCgatgagattagatactgtagcgtgagataaaaaataaactaaacgcATCAAGACCAAGACTCAATCGCCTATCCAAACCAACCCTAAGTTAGACATTATTTAACAAAAATATCGTTCATATATAGTGTTGTCTGTCTCTACAAAGGCTTAAAACctaatttactaaaaattattaCGAATAAAACTTTAAGATAAATGTTAAGAGCGAAAGAGAGAATTTAGCTGAAGAAGCAATACTTAGAATAGAAATTTTCAAGCAATACGTctagtttttttttcttcttggggaaaaaaacaaataaaaggcaAACAATTGGAAGACTGAAGAGGCATCCGTAACATTTGTCGTGTTATATAAGATATGgatgttaattgatgaattagCTTCCCACGTAGGACCTCTAAATTCATGCGACGTCCAATCGTCAAATTCCTTAAACCTCTCTTATTTGCTTAATTGCTGGATCTCCACTTACTGCTCACTAACACAACCATCATCCCTTTTGAAAataacatgcaatgcaatgcaaacagTACTTATTTAATTCCCTATGTCTACCTACGTCATATTTAATATACACCACCACCCTTTCCAACCAAATCTAATTACCGTCCCACTGCCAACACCCAGCGCCATGATAATTCCTAAAACAAATTGTCATGAGTGGGTATAATTAATAACAAATCGATATGACCAAATTCAATGTCCATTGTTTAAATTACGACTGAATTTATGgactatatatatacatgctcaatattaaaatcatacatcaATGCCAAAGTAAAATCACGCATCCATAAATTTTATAGAAGTAATTTCTTTATtgatttaattaataaactataATGAATCACAAGAAAAAGAGAGCAAATATAACACATAAATTTTATCTGAAAATTTTTTCGGAAAAAAATCACAAGCAAAGGAAATAAGAGGAATATAGACTATGTTTATTTATAAGTTTATAAAACTatattctaatcaaagtcaaatagaagTAATATAATAAGGTTAAAACACCTTATTGATTTATTTATACGGATTCTACTTATACAGTCTCTCAAATTCTCATATCTTGCCACTTACATTTTATTTTAACAGTAATTTAAGTCACGCAACTTTAACAGGTACTATGCTTGATTAATGACATCTAatctatttaattaaaaaatagagTCAGCTAAATATTGATACCAAAAAAGAGGAAAAAAGTATATCTGATATGTATATGCGTCAAGCACCATTATATTGGTGTTGGATCAAGTTCTAGATTCCATGAACTTACATTTTCGTGCCCTACTAGTTTCTGTGTTCCACTGCCATCAGATATCAAATTATAATATCCATGTTTTGTAATGAATATTGTCGCAAATAATTTTCCTCACTACTATATATTATCCTTCATTCTTTTTATCTTCATTATGTCTGGGCCTAAAATTTAGGTTGTTTTCTTCACTTGGAATTATCTCCCACACgcacacacatacatatataaataatatcaTCTTAGTTTCCAATTGGTTCCCCATATGCCATAACAGTGGTAGATTTTCAGTGCATGAATGGTTAGATGTTCATAGAGAATTCTCGAATTCCAGAGACATTCCTTTAGGTGCTTGGTGCACATGCCATGTTTTATCAACTCGATGATGGCTAATGAAACGTGGATCCCATTAGATTCCCTTTGGCCTTTTCTGTATTGCCTTCCCAACAAGTTTATATACTATACAACAACATAAAAATACACTACATGTTATTTGCTTCGAGTCAGTGCCAAAAGGTTGTATGGCTTTACCTTATTCTTTCACTTACTAAAGTTAAATAACCTAAATTCACTTCATCACATTCGAGAAAACCTATTTATGGATAAAGTTATTCATTCAAGCTCAAAGTTTTatccaaaatattaaaaaatttaaacaaaaggGTAAGACCTAAAATATATGTTTGGACAAAAAAGGAAGTACTATTTAAAAATAAGTCGAGCTTGAATTTTAACATTCAAGACCTGAACTCAGCCTAGCCCATTTTGTacttttataatatgttttattttatcagatattatgtaatttatatcacataaaaagtatacgtacatatataataacacaatattatgtaaacattaaaataattatataaaatagaaatctcatttcaattatattatatattagaaTTTATACATGCATTGAATCACTCAtccaaaatgaaattaaatgaatttacttttaaaattttgaataatatcATATCTTCATCTGGATCACTCATCACATCAAATATTAATCTTATATATTATATCACAATTCattaaatctaaaaataatatttttaaaaataaagatatatattttttaatcttttacATGAATTGAActaaaaacattttaatttctaaCAACTCAACCTTACTATTACAACCAAAGCTCCATTTGTTTTTTATATTAATGTTTTATAAATATATTCTTTTACGTAAGATTTTCACTCACATAAAGTGTGCCATTATATGATTAATTTGGTCCAAGTAATACTAAACACAGACAACGGTGGTTATCTTACAAATTAAAGCGCATAAAAAATATAAGAGGATTAGTTTTGAAAATGAATACAAACACGCATCAAGAACTGCTTGGTTTATGGATGATCAAACTTCAAATAAGGCATCTCTTTAGGCAAATGGATGGGGATGATGACAATAGTGATTTTAACGTAAAAGACGAAAGAGAATTCCAGATGCTACAACaatattaaagaaaagaaaagaaaagaaagttgtgTTTGATGCAAATCGAAAGAACCCACCACTGAGTTCAAATAAAAGAGGCCTTTGTGGTAGTGGTtgacgtttttttttttttttttatcccaGTTCATACTGGTACTATGCATGTTACAAGAAAGCATCCATTCAATAATGAAATGATCAGGATCCATCAGAATCATATGCTTTTCCTCTTTTAACAGTGTTCATAAGGTTTTGGGAGTAAGGTGGTGCTTATCCATGGTGGATATATATGGCCATCACTTTCCATGTTGTGGCATGCATTTACTTCACGTTATCATATATAGTTTTATATATAGATGATATGTTCCCTCCCTGAGACAACGACCCATCTGATTATTCCCTGGTCTTTGTTTCTTTCACTTTTTTTTGGGTTATGTTTAGTCCTTTTCGGATGCAAATCAAAGCTTGAATGCGCTTAAACTAGACTTTAGTTCCTTCATTAATGTTAACTCGTCTTACAACAGAGAATAAGAGAGCAGCTGCCGTgttgtgttttgttttgtttttgtaaCATTGACCATCGTTCAAGCTATCAAACTGTAAATAATAATGGCATTACGGAAGGAAAATCTGAATAATGACTGCAACCACCCCGTCGATGTTTTTTAACATCGCAACTATTAGTAGAACGCATCACTTGAAAGCTTCtctattttctaccattaaattatcaattcatgataaaactaaataaattattaaaaattcataaaaatttaaaaaatattaaaaaaaatagagaaaaaagcGGTTCAATTATCAGTTTAGTAAATTTTTAACCCAATTCACTTAATTTGTACCGATTCGCGAGTTAATTAATCCAACTTTTTATTTTCGGACTAATACAAGATTGATTTTTTATTCAACCGGTCCAACGATTGATTTGATACTATAAACAATGCtaaaatatgttataattaaAAAGGATACCCAAAAACTCCTATAGTAATGAACATTAAAACCtattattgaaattaataaaatttaaagtaaaGGTATTCCTGCAACGGGTCAAGTAAAGTTTATGTATGGTACCAATGTCATACTTGCTCAAGTTCTATATAGACTTCAAATTTTGATTAAACCACTCGTATTTATAATGACTAACCTAAATTTATTTAGTTCAatccataatatttttaatattcaataattatatatttattttactaccatcataaatattttattagatTTCTAAGAACAAAcaatttaatgagtatatttaattttcatatgatataaattacataatacataaaatataaaaaagaaattatattataaatttaaaaataggtTGGAACGagcttaaattttaatattaaaacttcaatttagtccatattttaaagaagtttaatttttatccaaacttatttttaaaaccaataattttattcaaatatttcaaaatatcaGACAAACTTCCGAGTTAGGATAAATAAATAACAGCCTCGAGCAAGTCCACTCTAACAAAATATATATTAGATGTAATGTAAAATACACTACTCATATATGGTTTTAAGAATGCTACTTATCCCTTAGAtttgataataaaaaatattgaaattaagtaaattttaaataaaaataataattatatccCTGTTacaatttatctattttatttttattttttatttatttcaattttaattacaaaataaaattttaattacatgTTTAAGtgctaaaaaattaaatatatttgatttttcataaaaataatatttgacttcaattaaaattttatattttaaatttatatttaacgaATCTTGAGATGAATTCATTaaattgtttttatataaaattcattaattaccattatttagaaaattttaatggaaaaatgTTATAATGTATTAAAATTCATCTAAATGGTAACATTatagttaaattaaattaattaatatatacttggataaaatttattaaaacagaaacataaaataaaagagagGATACAAAATATAATTGTCatttataaaagttaaaaaaatttatagTCAATGAGTACTTAGCTTAATAACAAGATTGAGGTCCAAAGAATTTTAATATCTTAAGTTCGAGTTTTACTCTATGTAAAATATGTATAGTCtttatttttctagtttatgTAACATGATTTCAGTCGTATCatgttttataataattaattttgattatagtTATTCAAATGTATT is part of the Gossypium arboreum isolate Shixiya-1 chromosome 5, ASM2569848v2, whole genome shotgun sequence genome and harbors:
- the LOC108452932 gene encoding 1-aminocyclopropane-1-carboxylate oxidase yields the protein MELTFPVIDFSKLNGEERAAAMEMIKDACENWGFFELVNHGISHELMETVERLTKEHYRKCMEQRFKEMVVSKGLEAVQSEINDMDWESTFFLRHLPESNMSEIPDLEEDYRKVMKEFAVELEKLAEQLLDLLCENLGLEPGYLKKVFYGSKGPTFGTKVSNYPPCPKPDLIKGLRAHTDAGGIILLFQDDKVSGLQLLKDGQWIDVPPMKHSIVINLGDQLEVITNGKYKSVMHRVIAQTDGTRMSIASFYNPGSDAVIYPAPALLEKEADKSQVYPKFVFEDYMKLYAGLKFQAKEPRFEAMKTVESAVNLGPIATV